From a single Paenibacillus sp. FSL R5-0345 genomic region:
- the panD gene encoding aspartate 1-decarboxylase, translating into MFRHMMKSKIHRATVTEANLNYVGSITIDENLMEAADILENEKVQIVDNNNGSRLETYVIPGPRGSGVICLNGAAARLVQPGDTVIIISYAMLSSEELESHKPTVVFVDENNRPVKLADHELHATIA; encoded by the coding sequence TTGTTTAGACATATGATGAAATCCAAAATTCACCGCGCTACGGTGACAGAAGCGAACTTGAATTATGTGGGTAGTATTACCATTGATGAGAACTTAATGGAAGCGGCAGATATTCTTGAAAATGAAAAAGTACAGATCGTGGATAACAATAATGGTTCACGGTTAGAAACGTATGTTATTCCTGGACCTCGCGGAAGTGGTGTGATCTGTCTGAATGGTGCAGCCGCCCGTCTTGTTCAACCAGGAGATACAGTAATTATTATTTCATATGCGATGTTGTCTTCGGAAGAACTGGAGTCGCATAAGCCAACAGTGGTATTCGTGGATGAGAACAACAGACCCGTCAAGCTGGCTGATCATGAATTGCATGCTACAATCGCTTAA
- the panC gene encoding pantoate--beta-alanine ligase — MRVVRSIEQLREALEYMRQGGHTPIGFVPTMGYLHEGHASLLRRAGEMSNTVVMSIFVNPLQFGPNEDYDSYPRDEDRDLELAEREGVDIVFIPSVEEMYPQPTRTTVSVSELTTRLCGASRPGHFNGVTTVVNKLFNIVQPDYAFFGLKDAQQVAVLRRMVSDLNMNVEIVPCPIIREGDGLALSSRNVFLSSEERSQALVLSRSLREARQSIEEGKVRTVAEVRELLTSVISSSPLAVIDYAEILTFPNLESLDHEALITDVEGEIIIALAVKFGRTRLIDNNVFIPKEVAALV, encoded by the coding sequence ATGAGAGTTGTCAGAAGCATTGAGCAGCTGCGCGAAGCTTTGGAGTATATGAGACAAGGTGGGCATACCCCGATTGGTTTTGTTCCAACCATGGGATATCTTCACGAAGGACATGCCAGTCTGCTTCGGCGGGCAGGAGAAATGAGCAACACGGTGGTTATGAGCATATTTGTGAACCCGCTGCAGTTTGGACCGAATGAGGATTATGATTCCTATCCGCGCGATGAAGATCGTGATTTGGAGCTGGCGGAACGCGAAGGGGTCGATATTGTATTTATCCCCAGTGTAGAAGAAATGTATCCGCAGCCTACTCGGACTACAGTCTCAGTATCTGAGCTTACTACTCGACTTTGCGGAGCTTCGCGCCCAGGGCATTTTAATGGCGTAACTACGGTTGTGAATAAACTATTTAATATCGTGCAGCCGGATTATGCTTTCTTTGGACTAAAGGATGCCCAGCAAGTAGCAGTGCTTCGCCGAATGGTGTCCGATTTGAATATGAATGTTGAAATTGTACCTTGCCCTATCATTCGTGAAGGGGATGGACTTGCGCTTAGCTCACGAAACGTATTCTTATCTTCGGAGGAACGTAGTCAGGCATTAGTGCTATCTCGTTCCTTACGTGAAGCACGTCAGTCCATTGAAGAAGGAAAAGTAAGAACCGTTGCTGAAGTGCGGGAATTGTTGACATCGGTTATTTCCAGCTCTCCTTTGGCGGTCATTGATTATGCGGAAATACTGACATTCCCTAATCTGGAAAGTTTAGACCACGAAGCTTTAATAACGGATGTAGAAGGGGAAATTATTATAGCGCTTGCTGTGAAGTTTGGCAGAACACGCTTAATTGACAATAATGTATTTATTCCAAAGGAGGTTGCCGCTCTTGTTTAG
- the panB gene encoding 3-methyl-2-oxobutanoate hydroxymethyltransferase: MANKQALNIVKMKKMKADGERLSMLTAYDYPSALLAEEAGIDLILVGDSLGNVVLGYDTTLPVTIDDMVYHTRSVTRGAQNTFIVADMPFMTYHGSVDETLRGVRRLMQEGRAHAVKMEGGLEICETVAAVVAAGVPVLGHIGLTPQSVNMIGGYRIQGKDAKDAKRLMDEAKALEAAGAFAVVLELVTEEVAQAISEALSIPTIGIGAGRYCDGQVLVFHDLLRYASPYREKRFVKTYADVGNVIREGISQYVQEVKDRSFPDEGHVFKADETVLESLYGGAGKDGK, from the coding sequence ATGGCAAACAAACAAGCACTTAATATTGTGAAAATGAAAAAAATGAAAGCAGATGGTGAACGGTTGAGTATGTTGACCGCTTATGATTACCCATCGGCTCTACTTGCTGAAGAAGCCGGTATCGACCTTATCCTGGTGGGTGACTCCCTGGGAAACGTGGTACTTGGATATGATACAACTTTACCCGTTACGATTGACGATATGGTCTACCATACTCGTTCCGTAACTCGAGGCGCACAAAATACGTTCATTGTGGCAGATATGCCGTTTATGACCTATCACGGAAGTGTAGATGAGACCCTGCGGGGTGTGCGCAGACTGATGCAGGAAGGGCGGGCTCATGCCGTCAAAATGGAAGGCGGTCTCGAAATTTGTGAGACAGTCGCTGCAGTTGTAGCTGCGGGAGTCCCTGTGCTTGGACATATTGGACTTACACCACAATCGGTAAATATGATTGGTGGCTACCGTATTCAAGGTAAGGACGCCAAAGACGCAAAACGTCTGATGGATGAGGCCAAGGCGCTTGAAGCAGCCGGTGCATTTGCAGTCGTACTGGAGCTGGTGACAGAAGAAGTCGCACAAGCGATTTCTGAGGCACTGAGCATTCCGACCATTGGGATTGGTGCAGGCCGTTATTGTGACGGTCAGGTATTGGTTTTCCATGATTTGCTGCGGTATGCCTCACCCTATCGTGAGAAACGTTTTGTCAAAACCTATGCGGATGTGGGTAATGTAATTCGTGAGGGGATTAGTCAATATGTGCAAGAAGTGAAGGATCGCTCGTTCCCAGATGAAGGCCATGTTTTTAAGGCAGATGAAACCGTTCTGGAATCTTTATACGGCGGTGCCGGAAAGGATGGGAAATAA
- a CDS encoding biotin--[acetyl-CoA-carboxylase] ligase, with product MSYDKALSLTELKQEASDSNWIDRVQLLESVVSTQEEAKRLAESGAPEGTTVIAEEQTGARGRMGRNWFSPRGKGIWMSIVLRPNLPLLQTPQLTLLAGVAVCKAIRRVTGVDAGIKWPNDLLAGGRKICGILLESSLREGELQYCIAGIGISANLTEDDYPDHLKEVATSLRIQRSGVPIDRSELVRAVLDELELHYNLYMNQGFKPIKELWESMSVTLGRQIALNSPQGRSEGVVVGLDNLGGLLLKNSSGDILNVCSGEIELL from the coding sequence ATGAGCTATGATAAGGCGCTGTCGCTAACCGAATTGAAGCAGGAAGCTTCCGATTCGAATTGGATAGACAGAGTTCAGCTCCTAGAGTCTGTCGTATCTACTCAGGAGGAAGCCAAACGATTGGCAGAAAGCGGCGCACCAGAAGGAACAACCGTAATCGCTGAAGAACAAACCGGCGCTAGGGGGAGAATGGGCAGAAATTGGTTTTCTCCTCGTGGCAAAGGGATTTGGATGAGTATAGTATTGCGGCCGAATTTACCCTTGTTACAGACTCCGCAGTTAACACTGCTTGCTGGGGTTGCCGTTTGTAAAGCAATACGTCGTGTGACCGGAGTCGATGCCGGTATTAAATGGCCGAATGATTTGCTTGCGGGCGGTCGTAAGATATGCGGAATTTTGCTTGAGTCTTCGCTAAGAGAAGGGGAGCTTCAATATTGCATCGCCGGAATTGGAATTTCTGCGAACTTGACTGAAGACGATTATCCTGATCATCTGAAAGAAGTGGCGACTTCACTTCGGATACAGCGGAGCGGTGTTCCTATTGACCGTTCGGAGCTGGTTAGAGCTGTGCTCGATGAGTTGGAGTTGCATTACAATCTGTATATGAATCAAGGGTTTAAACCCATCAAAGAGCTATGGGAGTCGATGTCAGTTACATTGGGTCGCCAAATCGCCCTGAATAGCCCTCAAGGGCGTTCTGAAGGCGTCGTAGTAGGTCTGGACAACTTAGGCGGACTACTCCTTAAAAATAGCTCAGGGGACATTTTAAATGTATGCTCAGGTGAAATTGAGCTTTTATAA
- a CDS encoding CCA tRNA nucleotidyltransferase — MAPSAMALAAENVISELTQNGHEAFWVGGCIRDELLGRPVHDMDITTSAVPEEVIAIFARSIPTGLAHGTVTVLQDGHGFEVTTYRTESGYVDHRRPEHVEFVSDVKEDLRRRDFTINAICCGLDGDLIDPFGGEKDLALRVIRCVGDAEERFDEDALRMLRCVRFASVLDFSIAKNTWRGLLRQRDKLAHIAVERVRAELDRIVEGPHPRRGLAMLARCELLARGKAPFPWTGTDLAAAAALTAGIGELESAHLRWALLLHALKQSAQEADELLRAWTFSGTTRTSVVQVLRVREAWTAALEAVPPGEPDGTDLLRRRFLAAVLTFGVEAAEGWLSLLAILPAGGLPAANPPAVSEISPAVTTPAAPELVNALIHLQAARDWIAQMPLKSLSELAVTGNELAEALGKRPGPWLGNMLSALLQATASGDLLNNKQVLLLEAKRMDGHEL, encoded by the coding sequence ATGGCGCCATCCGCTATGGCTCTTGCGGCGGAAAATGTAATTTCTGAGCTAACTCAGAACGGCCATGAGGCTTTTTGGGTCGGAGGCTGCATTCGCGATGAGCTGTTGGGTAGGCCAGTACATGATATGGATATTACAACTTCAGCAGTGCCGGAGGAAGTGATAGCCATCTTCGCACGCAGTATTCCGACAGGGCTAGCACATGGGACGGTCACCGTGCTTCAGGATGGGCATGGGTTTGAAGTGACGACATACCGAACTGAAAGTGGGTATGTCGATCATCGTCGTCCGGAACATGTTGAATTTGTTAGTGATGTGAAGGAAGATTTGCGTCGTCGCGATTTTACGATTAACGCAATATGCTGCGGACTGGACGGAGATTTGATTGATCCCTTCGGAGGCGAGAAGGATCTAGCTCTCCGTGTGATCCGCTGTGTGGGGGATGCGGAGGAACGGTTCGATGAGGATGCGCTACGCATGCTTCGCTGCGTTCGTTTCGCATCGGTGTTAGATTTCTCCATCGCCAAGAATACGTGGAGGGGACTGTTGCGCCAGCGAGATAAGCTGGCGCATATTGCTGTGGAGCGCGTCCGCGCGGAGCTGGACCGCATCGTAGAGGGGCCGCATCCTCGGCGCGGACTTGCAATGCTAGCGCGCTGTGAACTGCTCGCGCGCGGCAAAGCCCCGTTCCCCTGGACCGGAACCGATCTGGCAGCTGCTGCCGCCTTGACGGCCGGGATAGGGGAACTGGAGAGCGCCCACCTGCGGTGGGCGCTTCTCCTCCATGCCCTGAAGCAGTCGGCCCAGGAGGCCGATGAGCTGCTGCGGGCATGGACGTTCTCGGGGACGACGCGTACCAGCGTCGTCCAGGTGCTGCGGGTCCGCGAAGCTTGGACCGCTGCCCTGGAGGCAGTGCCGCCGGGGGAACCGGACGGCACGGATCTACTGCGGCGGCGCTTCCTCGCCGCCGTGCTGACCTTCGGCGTGGAAGCCGCCGAAGGGTGGCTCTCGCTGCTGGCGATCTTGCCAGCAGGTGGCCTTCCCGCTGCGAACCCGCCAGCGGTCTCAGAGATTTCACCCGCTGTCACTACCCCAGCGGCGCCAGAGCTTGTAAATGCCTTGATCCATCTGCAAGCTGCAAGAGACTGGATCGCACAGATGCCGCTTAAGAGCTTATCGGAGCTTGCTGTTACAGGTAATGAGCTGGCGGAAGCGCTTGGGAAACGTCCGGGTCCTTGGCTCGGCAATATGCTGAGTGCACTTCTGCAAGCGACTGCTTCGGGAGATCTATTAAACAATAAACAAGTATTGCTGCTTGAAGCAAAAAGGATGGATGGACATGAGCTATGA
- the bshA gene encoding N-acetyl-alpha-D-glucosaminyl L-malate synthase BshA, translating to MDRLKIGITCYPSLGGSGVVATELGKLLAEKGHEVHFITHSIPFRLGKFQKNIFYHEVEVNDYYVFKYPPYDLALATKMAQVAKMQNLDLFHVHYAVPHAVCAFLAKQMLGNDIKVVTTLHGTDITVLGQDESLKDLIRLGINESDAVTAVSKDLIRETREVLDITREIDLTYNFVDHRVYYPRDVSNLREDFASPEEKILMHISNFRPVKRVSDVVDIFAKVNREIPSRLLLVGEGPDLPKIQAKISEMGLEDKVRFLGRQDEIAQVISLADLLLLPSEKESFGLVALEAMACGVPTIGSQTGGIPELIEHGKTGFIAPIGDTDTMAKYAIKLLSDDRMVQQFRQACLETACKDFCKDSITSQYEDIYYRVLGRKVPRLDTVRG from the coding sequence ATGGATCGTTTGAAAATAGGTATTACCTGTTATCCGTCTCTTGGCGGCTCAGGCGTAGTAGCGACTGAATTAGGAAAACTCTTGGCCGAAAAGGGGCACGAAGTTCATTTTATTACACACAGTATTCCGTTTCGGTTAGGGAAGTTTCAGAAAAATATATTTTATCATGAGGTAGAGGTTAACGATTATTACGTATTTAAATATCCTCCTTATGACTTAGCACTTGCTACGAAGATGGCTCAGGTTGCTAAAATGCAGAATCTGGATCTGTTCCATGTTCATTATGCCGTTCCGCACGCTGTTTGTGCATTTCTTGCCAAGCAGATGCTTGGTAATGATATAAAGGTTGTAACGACCTTGCATGGCACTGACATTACGGTACTTGGACAGGACGAATCTCTAAAAGATCTAATTCGTCTTGGAATTAATGAAAGTGACGCTGTAACGGCTGTATCGAAGGATCTCATTAGAGAAACACGAGAAGTGCTGGATATCACTCGCGAGATTGACCTCACTTATAATTTCGTTGATCATCGTGTCTATTACCCGCGGGATGTATCGAATCTTCGGGAAGATTTTGCTTCACCTGAAGAGAAGATCCTGATGCACATCAGTAACTTCCGTCCAGTTAAAAGGGTAAGCGATGTTGTAGATATCTTTGCTAAAGTGAATCGTGAAATCCCTTCACGACTGCTGCTTGTTGGTGAAGGGCCTGATCTTCCCAAGATTCAAGCTAAGATCAGTGAAATGGGTCTGGAAGATAAAGTCCGCTTCTTAGGAAGACAGGATGAGATCGCTCAAGTCATTTCGTTAGCTGATTTGCTGCTGTTACCGTCAGAGAAGGAAAGCTTTGGTCTGGTTGCGCTAGAAGCGATGGCCTGTGGAGTACCGACTATAGGTTCTCAAACCGGAGGGATTCCAGAGCTAATTGAGCATGGCAAGACGGGATTTATTGCTCCGATTGGTGATACGGACACTATGGCGAAATATGCAATTAAACTCCTTTCGGATGATCGCATGGTGCAGCAATTCAGACAAGCCTGCCTGGAAACAGCCTGCAAAGATTTCTGTAAGGATTCGATTACAAGTCAGTATGAAGATATATATTACCGTGTGCTCGGGCGCAAGGTACCTAGACTGGATACAGTCAGGGGGTAA
- the bshB1 gene encoding bacillithiol biosynthesis deacetylase BshB1, translating into MKLDILVFGAHADDAEIGMAGTIAKHTAAGLKVGLCDLTAAEMSSNGTVELRKEEAQQAADLLGVSVRTNLGLSDRGLFITEEHVAAVTAEIRRFAPAIVFAPYWEDRHPDHIACSKLVEEAVFNAKLRKYMPDKPAVSAPQLFFYFINDLGRTDLIVDVTEQYGLKEQALSCYRSQFTKPLGADAVSTPLTEGYIERVRSRDMLLGQRRLIPYAEGFATKVPYAVNLFTAGDHTL; encoded by the coding sequence ATGAAGCTGGACATTCTTGTATTTGGAGCTCATGCGGATGACGCGGAGATCGGTATGGCAGGTACGATTGCGAAACATACCGCTGCAGGCCTTAAAGTGGGCTTGTGCGATTTAACGGCTGCAGAGATGTCCTCGAACGGTACTGTAGAGTTACGCAAGGAAGAGGCGCAGCAAGCTGCTGATCTACTTGGTGTATCGGTGCGGACGAATTTAGGTTTATCAGACAGAGGGCTTTTTATAACGGAAGAGCATGTAGCAGCTGTTACAGCAGAAATTCGCCGTTTTGCGCCTGCGATAGTTTTTGCTCCTTATTGGGAAGATCGTCATCCTGATCATATAGCATGCAGTAAGCTGGTAGAAGAGGCGGTCTTTAATGCCAAACTACGTAAATATATGCCGGACAAGCCGGCAGTTTCAGCACCACAATTGTTTTTTTATTTTATAAATGATCTTGGACGTACGGATCTTATTGTAGATGTTACTGAACAATATGGGTTAAAGGAGCAGGCATTGTCCTGTTATCGCTCTCAGTTCACCAAACCGCTGGGTGCCGATGCTGTATCCACTCCGTTAACGGAGGGTTACATTGAGCGGGTCCGCTCTAGAGATATGTTGCTTGGACAGCGCAGACTCATTCCTTATGCGGAAGGGTTTGCTACAAAAGTTCCTTATGCGGTAAATTTGTTTACTGCGGGGGATCATACTTTATAA
- a CDS encoding methylglyoxal synthase: MLKIAFIAHDRKKDEIVNFVLAYEHVFVGHELFSTGTTGQRIMDVTSLKIHRYMSGPLGGDQQIGAMVAQDELDLIIFLRDPLMAQPHEPDITALLRLCDVYGIPVATNIATAEVLVKAIDRGDFAWRELVHKYKPGVDE; the protein is encoded by the coding sequence ATGTTAAAAATCGCATTTATTGCACATGATCGTAAAAAAGATGAGATCGTAAATTTTGTATTAGCCTATGAGCATGTTTTTGTAGGTCATGAATTATTTTCCACGGGGACTACTGGCCAACGAATCATGGATGTGACTAGCTTGAAAATTCATCGCTATATGTCCGGCCCATTAGGTGGAGATCAGCAAATTGGCGCAATGGTAGCGCAGGATGAATTGGACCTTATTATTTTCTTGCGTGATCCATTAATGGCACAGCCACATGAGCCAGATATTACAGCTTTACTTCGTCTATGCGACGTATACGGTATACCTGTAGCTACGAATATTGCGACAGCTGAAGTGCTTGTGAAGGCGATTGATCGCGGTGACTTTGCTTGGCGTGAACTAGTTCATAAATACAAACCAGGTGTCGATGAATGA
- the dapB gene encoding 4-hydroxy-tetrahydrodipicolinate reductase gives MSNKIRVIVSGAGGRMGKEVIKLVLQDEELELAAAVDRSTMDIDAGRLVGLEDSGVIVTSDLEAALAGSNGDVVVDFTTPQSAYTNTALAIKYGVRPVIGTTGFTPEQIVELDKQCQDQGIGGLIAPNFSIGAILLMKFAAQASKYFPHLEIIEYHGDQKLDAPSGTAIKTAEMISEVREELRQGNPKEEETIEGARGGYYNGFRIHSVRLPGVFAQEEVIFGGFGQSLKIRHDSYERAGYMPGVKMGIQKVMEYTGLIYGFEHFIE, from the coding sequence ATGAGCAACAAGATCAGAGTTATCGTATCCGGCGCAGGCGGGAGAATGGGTAAAGAGGTTATTAAACTTGTGCTGCAGGACGAAGAGTTAGAGCTGGCAGCTGCGGTAGATCGTTCAACGATGGATATAGACGCAGGCCGTCTTGTAGGTCTAGAAGACTCGGGAGTTATTGTAACTTCAGATCTTGAGGCTGCCCTCGCGGGAAGCAATGGAGATGTTGTAGTTGATTTCACTACACCACAATCAGCGTATACGAATACAGCACTAGCCATTAAATACGGAGTGCGTCCGGTTATTGGTACAACCGGATTCACACCGGAGCAAATTGTGGAACTGGACAAGCAGTGTCAAGACCAGGGGATAGGCGGACTCATTGCTCCTAATTTCTCCATAGGGGCTATTCTGTTGATGAAATTTGCGGCTCAAGCTTCAAAATACTTCCCGCATCTGGAGATTATAGAGTATCATGGTGACCAGAAACTGGATGCTCCATCCGGAACTGCAATTAAAACGGCAGAGATGATTTCAGAGGTTCGGGAAGAGCTTCGTCAAGGGAATCCTAAAGAAGAAGAAACGATTGAAGGTGCCCGCGGGGGTTATTATAACGGATTCCGGATACATAGTGTCCGTCTTCCTGGTGTGTTTGCCCAAGAAGAAGTGATTTTTGGCGGGTTCGGACAATCCTTAAAAATCCGGCATGATTCTTATGAGCGAGCAGGATATATGCCAGGCGTTAAGATGGGGATTCAGAAGGTTATGGAATACACTGGCTTGATCTATGGATTTGAGCACTTTATAGAATAG
- a CDS encoding tetratricopeptide repeat protein yields the protein MDQRDYVREAYRSILRSDFAEAIVCFEAAIAASPADAEVRYRCSITYARSGMLDKALVHAQAAMKLDGSKPEYSLHLQHLQAMMHVQEAKRLIEDEDNKTRNPYHPITLLKEAITLDPLYGDAYVWLAIAHSRVNEHIQAIAALKEVISLHPDDSGLRELMVDLQKSIQSYMQ from the coding sequence ATGGATCAAAGAGATTATGTAAGAGAAGCCTACCGATCTATATTGCGAAGTGACTTTGCGGAAGCTATTGTTTGCTTTGAGGCTGCGATTGCGGCAAGTCCGGCAGATGCAGAAGTCAGATATCGTTGTTCCATAACGTATGCCCGCAGTGGTATGCTAGATAAAGCTTTAGTTCATGCTCAGGCCGCTATGAAGTTAGACGGTAGCAAACCTGAGTATAGTCTACATCTACAGCATCTTCAGGCTATGATGCATGTACAGGAAGCTAAGCGGTTGATAGAAGATGAAGATAACAAAACTCGCAACCCGTATCATCCGATTACGCTGCTTAAAGAGGCCATCACTCTTGACCCCTTATATGGGGATGCTTATGTATGGCTTGCCATTGCGCATAGTCGGGTAAATGAGCATATTCAGGCTATAGCTGCCCTGAAAGAAGTGATTTCTTTACATCCGGATGATTCTGGCTTGCGAGAATTGATGGTAGACCTTCAGAAATCCATACAATCGTATATGCAGTAA
- a CDS encoding nucleotide pyrophosphohydrolase, producing MDKSLGDIQREVDAYISQFKEGYFSPLSMLARMSEEVGELAREVNHEFGEKPKKSDEAENSIELELGDILFITVCFANSLGIDLTEAHNKVMHKFNTRDAGRWTPKDTD from the coding sequence ATGGACAAAAGTCTTGGTGACATTCAGCGTGAAGTAGACGCTTATATATCGCAATTTAAAGAAGGGTACTTCAGTCCGCTGTCTATGTTAGCCCGCATGTCCGAGGAAGTCGGAGAGTTGGCGCGGGAAGTTAATCATGAATTCGGTGAAAAGCCGAAGAAGTCTGATGAAGCAGAGAATTCTATTGAGCTTGAACTGGGAGATATTCTGTTTATTACCGTTTGTTTTGCGAATTCTCTTGGGATAGATCTGACTGAAGCGCATAATAAGGTTATGCATAAGTTTAATACCCGAGACGCTGGGCGTTGGACACCAAAAGACACCGATTAG
- a CDS encoding YitT family protein: protein MNSNKVIAISKTVAPIMLGTAVYAFGLLYFIIPSQLMEGGVTGITLLLNYAFDIPIFLTTLLINLPLFLLGWKVLGGRQIVYTGVGIGSLSLFLWIFERLISAGWIVPFSTEHDFILAALYAGVTLGTGLGIVFRFGGTTGGVDIVARILGRNFGWSMGQIILAIDIFIIGSSIFYIPKEKILYTLVAVFIASRVIDFIQEGAYAAKAFTIISDEAPQIADLITAELERGVTLIPAIGAYSKQAKHMVYCVVSRQEIRRLSLLVKSIDPHAFVIISDVHDVQGEGFRET, encoded by the coding sequence ATGAATTCAAACAAAGTAATCGCAATCAGTAAAACAGTTGCTCCCATCATGCTCGGCACTGCCGTATATGCATTCGGTCTACTGTATTTCATCATTCCCAGTCAGCTAATGGAAGGCGGCGTAACAGGTATCACACTGTTGCTTAATTATGCCTTTGACATCCCAATCTTTTTAACAACGCTGCTAATCAATCTCCCATTGTTTCTGCTGGGTTGGAAAGTCCTAGGCGGCCGCCAAATTGTATACACAGGTGTAGGGATCGGGTCTTTATCCCTTTTCTTGTGGATCTTCGAAAGATTGATCTCTGCCGGATGGATCGTGCCGTTCAGTACCGAACATGACTTTATTCTTGCTGCACTATACGCAGGGGTAACACTTGGAACAGGGCTTGGGATTGTGTTCCGCTTTGGTGGCACTACAGGTGGCGTAGACATTGTAGCAAGAATTCTGGGACGGAATTTCGGCTGGAGCATGGGACAGATTATTCTGGCTATCGACATTTTCATTATCGGTTCTTCCATCTTCTATATTCCCAAAGAAAAAATTCTATACACACTCGTCGCAGTGTTTATCGCTTCACGTGTTATTGATTTCATCCAGGAAGGCGCTTATGCCGCCAAAGCTTTTACTATCATTAGTGACGAGGCACCCCAAATTGCCGATCTAATAACTGCTGAATTAGAACGAGGAGTAACGCTCATCCCCGCCATCGGTGCGTATTCTAAGCAAGCCAAGCATATGGTGTATTGTGTGGTCTCAAGGCAGGAAATTCGCCGTCTTAGTTTATTAGTCAAATCAATTGATCCGCACGCGTTCGTAATTATAAGTGATGTGCATGATGTTCAAGGCGAGGGATTCAGAGAAACATAA
- a CDS encoding sporulation protein YpjB, whose amino-acid sequence MLRGRYYVLVILVFCWLLTSMNVEKASAAQANAGEGDGNDTKQSADVSSGNGLVVMSGKTGAQQLEQAAEALYGYVLEGDVMKVRQETEELSRILVSSSFEGMTSVEGINALSGVIMDLKAAVASAKISQEQLETTATKLRLAANSLNQPGQPIWLQYYKLIHEDLNAMERSGAANDLAGWKAAVERLQSRYENIRPAVIVSRQAEVVNAFDSWLSYAAGIPSSSQKIERARLLEIVSYGQDAVRVMFGKSKDEPALSLPLASQEFGIWGGLAASFIIAALAYVGYRKYRGENQKFKPI is encoded by the coding sequence ATGCTCCGCGGGAGATATTATGTGTTGGTTATTCTAGTATTTTGCTGGTTACTGACCAGCATGAATGTTGAAAAAGCTTCAGCAGCGCAAGCGAATGCTGGTGAAGGTGATGGCAATGATACGAAGCAAAGCGCCGATGTTAGTTCGGGCAATGGTTTGGTTGTGATGAGTGGGAAAACTGGAGCACAGCAGCTAGAACAAGCCGCTGAGGCATTGTATGGGTATGTCTTGGAAGGCGATGTGATGAAGGTCCGACAAGAAACCGAAGAGCTCTCTAGGATCTTAGTTTCCTCTTCCTTTGAAGGAATGACTTCTGTAGAGGGCATTAATGCGCTGTCAGGGGTAATTATGGACCTGAAGGCTGCAGTGGCAAGTGCAAAAATATCTCAGGAGCAATTGGAGACTACAGCAACCAAGTTACGGTTAGCCGCCAACAGTCTAAATCAACCTGGACAGCCCATTTGGCTGCAGTATTATAAGCTAATCCACGAGGATCTGAATGCGATGGAACGAAGCGGTGCTGCAAATGATCTGGCTGGATGGAAAGCGGCTGTAGAGAGGCTACAGAGCAGGTACGAGAATATTCGGCCAGCAGTGATCGTCTCCCGTCAGGCTGAAGTTGTAAATGCTTTTGATTCTTGGCTCTCTTATGCAGCAGGCATTCCTTCTTCTTCACAAAAAATCGAACGGGCCCGGTTGCTTGAAATAGTGTCTTACGGCCAGGATGCGGTGCGGGTAATGTTCGGAAAATCGAAGGATGAGCCGGCTTTGTCATTACCCCTGGCCTCACAAGAATTTGGGATTTGGGGAGGGCTAGCCGCAAGCTTTATTATTGCAGCATTAGCTTATGTGGGCTATCGTAAGTATCGTGGAGAAAATCAAAAATTCAAGCCGATTTAG